In the genome of Streptomyces sp. NBC_00259, the window ACCGCGGCCAGGCTCTCCTCCAGTTGCGCCACCGACGACGCGCCGACCAGCGGAATCACCGGGATCTCACCGCCGATCAGCCAGGACAGCACGACCTGGTTCGGCGTCGCGCCGGTCTCCTTGGACACCGCCCGCAGGGCTTCGAGACGGGCCGGAGTGCCCGCGTGGTCGAGGCCCGGGTCCAGCGGCTTGTCGCCACGCGTGTACGCGCCGCCGAGCAGCGGGGAGTACGCGACCAGCGTCAGCGACGGCTCGTCCCGTACATAGCTGAGCAGATCCCCGGCGACCGCGCCCAGTTCGCCGTCGGCAGAGCGCAGCGTCGGCAGGTCGGTGCGGCGGCGCAGATAGCTGTGGTGGTACTGGAGGACCTCGTAGCCGGGCAGCCCCGCCGCCGCGGCCACGTTCCTCGCCCGCTCCACGCGCCACGCCCAGTGGTTGCTCACCCCCAGCAGCCCGGCCGTGCCGTCGGCGACGAGCCCAGCGAACGCCTCCACGGTCTCGGTCACCGGCACGTCACGGTCCTCCACGTGCGCGTACAGCAGATCCAGCCGGTCCACCCCGAGCCGCTCACGGCTGCGCTCCGCCGACTCACGGATCACCGTGGCCGACAGCCCCTCGATGTCGTGGGAGAAGGTGCTGGTGGGCGTGTTGGGCCGGGCGCCGAGCTTGGTCGCGATGGTGATGCCGTCGCCGACGCCGCGGCTGCGGCGCCACCGTCCGAGGAGTTCCTCGCTCTCCCCGCCCTGCGTACCGTCGACCCAGAACGCGTAGTTGTTGGACGTGTCGATGAACGTGCCGCCGGCCTCGGCGTAGCGGTCGAGAATCGCGAACGACGTCGCCTCGTCGGTGCTCGTGCCGAAGCGCATCGCGCCGAGGCTCAGCACGCTCACCTCCCGGCGGGTCGCCGGGTCCTGACCGATCGTGCGGTAGCGCATGGGAGATCCCCCTCGTGGTCGCTCATCGGTCGTCGACGATGAGCCGCTCGACACTGCCGAGAGGGATGATGGATCTTCGAGTGCGCTCCAAGTCAACTGGGAGCGTCTTCCTCGGCGGACGACAGATGGAACAGACCGCCCTCGGGGTCACGCAGCGTCGCCGTCCGCCCGAGCGCCGAGTCGTGCGGGGGAGTGACGACCGTGCCGTGCGCGGCGGCGGCCCGGGCGGCCGCGGCATCGACGTCGGTGCGGCAGAAGTGGACGTGCCACTTGGGCCGAATGGCGGGATCCGGTGACTGCTGAACGCCGCCGTACAGGCCGGCCACGGTGCGCCCGCCCGCCCGCAGGATCACCCGGTCGTGTTCGTAGCGCACATCGATGACCTCGGGCCCCTGGGCGTCCCATTCGAACACCTCGCCGTAGAACAGGGCGGAGGCGAACGGGTCCCTCGTATGGAGCTCCAGCCATGCCGCGGCGCCGCTTCCGCGCCCCGCGTACCATCCGGCGTCCACCGGCCCCTCCCAGATGCAGAACGCCGCGTCCACCGGGTCGGCGGCCCATGCCATCCGTCCCCGGCCGAACGCGATCGGCCCCACGGCGACGGTGCCACCGCGCTCCCGTACGCGTGAGGCCACCGCGTCCGCGCTGTCCGCGACGAAGTACGCCGTCCAGGCGACGGGCAGCCGGACACCCATGGACTGCGTGGACTCCACCAGGCCCGCGACCGGTTCCCCGTCGGCGTGGGCGACGACATAACCCTGTCCCTGGAGGCCGGGCTCGAACTCCCAGCCCAACACCTCACCGTAGAAGTCCTGGGCGGCGTTCATGTCCTGTGTCGTCAGGCTCACCCAGCAGGGCGTGCCCTGCACCCCACACGCTGTGGCCGCCAAGGCCGCTCACCTCATTCACATCCCGGGGCCGGAAGCCACTCCCTCACACCCTTCAACAGAATCAGGACCGTCGCCACCGCACGCCTGGCGACCGATGCGACGGCACAGCCCGACGGTGCGGAAAACACGTTGGCGCGAGCGCGGTCGCGGGTTAAGGTGGCGTCGCCGCGGTGAAGAGACCCCGTGGCGCAGAGCCAGAAGTGGAACCGGAGGTGAGGACGTTGATGACGGTCATTGCGATGGGCGCCGCCCAGAACCAGAAGATCTTCGTTCCCATTTCCGTGGTCTCCGGCTGACCTTCCTTTCCTCGCACGCCGGTGTGCGTGCGCCGGGGCCACCCGTGTGAAGGGTTCCCCTTGTCTTCCTCTTCCTTCTCTTCTTCGGCTTCTTCTGCTTCGCCGTCACATCCGCTCGCGCCGTACGGCTGGGACGAGGCGCTCGCCGCCGCGTTCGCACCACACGCCGAGCAGGGCCTCGTGCCCGGGCGGGTCGTACGGGTCGACCGCGGGCAGTGCGACGTCGTCACCGCGGCGGGGACCGTCCGCGCCGACACGGCGTTCGTGACGCCCCACGATCCGCTCCGGGTGATCTGCACCGGGGACTGGGCGGCCGTCGACGCGGCCGGCAGCCCGCGCTATGTGCGGACGTATCTGCCGCGGCGTACCGCGTTCGTACGCTCCACCTCCTCGCAGCGGTCCGAGGGCCAGATCCTCGCCGCCAACGTCGACCACGTGATCATCGCGGTCTCGCTCGCCGGTGAACTCGACCTCGGGCGGATCGAGCGGTTCCTGGCGCTGGCCTGGGAGAGCGGCGCGCAGCCGCTCGTCGTGCTCACCAAGGCGGACCTGGTGCCGGACGTGACCGGGCGGTCGTATCTCGTCCAGGACGTGGAGACCGTGGCGCCCGGTGTGCCGGTGCTGCCGGTCAGCTCGCTGACCGGTGAGGGCACGGACGTGCTCGCCGCGGTCGTGGCCGGCGGTACGAGCGTGCTGCTCGGCGTCTCCGGTGCCGGAAAGTCCACGCTGGCGAACACGCTGCTCGGCGAGGACGCCATGGAGGTGCAGGCGGCGCGCGAGGTCGACGGCAAGGGCCGCCACACCACGACGACCCGCAACCTGCTCGTGCTCCCCGGCGGCGGCGTCCTGATCGACACACCCGGTCTGCGCGGGGTCGGGCTCTTCGACGCCGGGAGCGGCGTCGGGCAGGTCTTCTCGGAGATCGAGGACCTGGCCGGGGACTGTCGCTTTCACGACTGCGCCCATGAGGCGGAGCCCGGCTGTGCCGTCCTCGCCGCCGTCGCGGACGGCTCGCTGCCCGAGCGCCGTCTGGACAGCTATCGCAAGCTCCTGCGCGAGAACCAGCGCATCGTCGCGAAGACCGACGCCCGCCTGCGCGCGGAGATCCGCCGCGACTGGAAGCAGAAGCACGCCGAGGGCCGTGCGGCGGCCCAGGCCAAGCGCGGCCGCGTGCGCTGACGTCTGCCCGGGGGCTCCCGCCCCCGGGGACGCCACGCCGCCGTTGCCGGCGGGACCGGACTCTCCGGTCCCGC includes:
- a CDS encoding VOC family protein; translated protein: MQGTPCWVSLTTQDMNAAQDFYGEVLGWEFEPGLQGQGYVVAHADGEPVAGLVESTQSMGVRLPVAWTAYFVADSADAVASRVRERGGTVAVGPIAFGRGRMAWAADPVDAAFCIWEGPVDAGWYAGRGSGAAAWLELHTRDPFASALFYGEVFEWDAQGPEVIDVRYEHDRVILRAGGRTVAGLYGGVQQSPDPAIRPKWHVHFCRTDVDAAAARAAAAHGTVVTPPHDSALGRTATLRDPEGGLFHLSSAEEDAPS
- the rsgA gene encoding ribosome small subunit-dependent GTPase A, which translates into the protein MSSSSFSSSASSASPSHPLAPYGWDEALAAAFAPHAEQGLVPGRVVRVDRGQCDVVTAAGTVRADTAFVTPHDPLRVICTGDWAAVDAAGSPRYVRTYLPRRTAFVRSTSSQRSEGQILAANVDHVIIAVSLAGELDLGRIERFLALAWESGAQPLVVLTKADLVPDVTGRSYLVQDVETVAPGVPVLPVSSLTGEGTDVLAAVVAGGTSVLLGVSGAGKSTLANTLLGEDAMEVQAAREVDGKGRHTTTTRNLLVLPGGGVLIDTPGLRGVGLFDAGSGVGQVFSEIEDLAGDCRFHDCAHEAEPGCAVLAAVADGSLPERRLDSYRKLLRENQRIVAKTDARLRAEIRRDWKQKHAEGRAAAQAKRGRVR
- a CDS encoding aldo/keto reductase; protein product: MRYRTIGQDPATRREVSVLSLGAMRFGTSTDEATSFAILDRYAEAGGTFIDTSNNYAFWVDGTQGGESEELLGRWRRSRGVGDGITIATKLGARPNTPTSTFSHDIEGLSATVIRESAERSRERLGVDRLDLLYAHVEDRDVPVTETVEAFAGLVADGTAGLLGVSNHWAWRVERARNVAAAAGLPGYEVLQYHHSYLRRRTDLPTLRSADGELGAVAGDLLSYVRDEPSLTLVAYSPLLGGAYTRGDKPLDPGLDHAGTPARLEALRAVSKETGATPNQVVLSWLIGGEIPVIPLVGASSVAQLEESLAAVDLDLTPEQRARLDEAR